Within Dendrosporobacter quercicolus, the genomic segment TTTTATTCATGGCATTTTAAAGGGAAGCGCGGTGAATCATAATGGGAAAACCCATACCTTAACCTATCCTAGTTCCGATGCCCAAGCAGATGTGATTGTAGCAGCGCATAGACAAGCGAGGGTTGCACCTGAGAGCATCAGCTATATCGAGGCTCACGGAACTGGTACTCCCAAGGGAGATCCCATTGAGTTTCAGGGATTACAAAAAGCATTCGCCAGCCTTACTACGCAACAGGGACAAACATTAGGAAAAAACTATTGCGGTTTGGGGTCTGTCAAAACCAATATCGGTCATTTGGAACCTGCAGCGGGAATTGCCGGGGTAATCAAAGTGTTATTGTGCATGAAACATAAACAGTTACCCGGGCTGCAAAATTTCAAACAGTTAAATCATCGCATTATAAGTGAAAACAGTCCATTTTATTTTGTAGATCAGTTAAAAGAATGGATTCCCCCAGTAGATAAAAACAATGAAGCTTTTCCCCGACGAGCAGGCGTAAGTTCCTTTGGATTTGGAGGTACAAATGCCCATGTGGTTCTGGAAGAAGCACCTGTTACTACCAGTCATCCCAGGTCTAAACTTCCTTATTATTTAATTTGTTTATCCGCCAAAAGCGAAGCAGCATTGCGACAGAAGGAACAGGATCTGCAACGTTGGCTGGAGAATAAAGGACAGGAAACTGATCTCATGGATATTAGTGCAACCTCGCTTTGTGGCAGGGAGCATTTTGCAATAAGGTCTGTTTTGGTGATAAAGGATGTACAAGAACTCCAGGATAAATTAAAGCAAGTTTTGGAAACAGGAAAAGCCGGAGGATATTTTACAGAGAGTAATATAGAGAAAGACAGACAGAGACAGCCTCTTTTTTCAGAGTTGGGTCAAAATATTATTAAAGAGTTGCAGGCAAATGCGTTGAAGGATAGCCAGGAATATTGCAATAAGCTTATGGCTTTGGCTGAACTGTATGTTAATGGGCATAACTTCAATTGGAAGATGATTTTCCCGGATGGCAAGATACAACGGGCCAATCTTCCAACTTATCCTTTTGCCAGGAAGCGTTTTTGGCTATTTAACAGTATCGCGGAGAAGTCTAATATCCTAACAGGATCGGGCGAACTAAATTTCGTCCATCCGTTACTACATCAAAACACATCGAATTTTTCTGAACAACGTAGCAGTTCAACGTTTACAGGCCAGGAATTTTTCCTGACTGATCATGTTGTGCAGGGTCAGAAAGTGTTACCCGGAGTGGCTTATCTTGAGATGGCCCGGGCGGCAGTGCAACAGGCAACAGGCGAATTGAAAGATGAACAAATAGGAATCCTGCTCAAAAATATTGTTTGGCCCAGGCCAATTGTCGTGGGAGATCAACCGATTCAGGTGCATATTGGACTCTTTCCTGAAAAGAGCGGAGAGATTACTTTTGAAATCTATAGTGAGCCTCAAATTGGCACAGAGCCTATCGTATACAGTCAGGGAATCGCTATGCTGAGCTTGGCTGGCGAAGTTCCAACACTGGATTTGTACGCTTTGCAGGCTCAGTGCAGTCAAGGCAGTCTTAGCTCCAGCCAATGCTACGAAGCATTCAGCTTGATAGGACTCGATTATGGTCCCGGACATCAGGGGATTGAAAAAATATA encodes:
- a CDS encoding beta-ketoacyl synthase N-terminal-like domain-containing protein: MEVKMNRGNQKGDIMKESRHQSDEEKYRKGIEKIVQDKQQDIAIIGMACRFPGAADYEGFWQNIKQGHSSIQEIPHNRWDWKDFWGDPKSQLNKSNSKWGGFIDDVDAFDAEFFSLSPREVEALDPQQRIMLELSWACLEDAGICPSQVSGEKVGVYTGSFNFDYKELQERECNIIETHYSTGTSAALIANRISYYLNLKGPSLSVDSACSSSLNAIHSAIQSLFLGECNMALVGGISILLTPTRFISLSQTGLLSPTGSCKTFDESADGYVRGEGAGVILLKFLEQALADGDFIHGILKGSAVNHNGKTHTLTYPSSDAQADVIVAAHRQARVAPESISYIEAHGTGTPKGDPIEFQGLQKAFASLTTQQGQTLGKNYCGLGSVKTNIGHLEPAAGIAGVIKVLLCMKHKQLPGLQNFKQLNHRIISENSPFYFVDQLKEWIPPVDKNNEAFPRRAGVSSFGFGGTNAHVVLEEAPVTTSHPRSKLPYYLICLSAKSEAALRQKEQDLQRWLENKGQETDLMDISATSLCGREHFAIRSVLVIKDVQELQDKLKQVLETGKAGGYFTESNIEKDRQRQPLFSELGQNIIKELQANALKDSQEYCNKLMALAELYVNGHNFNWKMIFPDGKIQRANLPTYPFARKRFWLFNSIAEKSNILTGSGELNFVHPLLHQNTSNFSEQRSSSTFTGQEFFLTDHVVQGQKVLPGVAYLEMARAAVQQATGELKDEQIGILLKNIVWPRPIVVGDQPIQVHIGLFPEKSGEITFEIYSEPQIGTEPIVYSQGIAMLSLAGEVPTLDLYALQAQCSQGSLSSSQCYEAFSLIGLDYGPGHQGIEKIYMGAGQIVAKLSLPSSVSNTRDQFGLHPSLLDSALQASLCLKMDTDKLKLFLPFALDKLEIIEKCTAVMWCWVRYSEGSKSGDKMQ